The Pseudomonas asiatica genome has a segment encoding these proteins:
- a CDS encoding potassium transporter Kup, which produces MVQASSHAEGGHEGKQGATRSLSLLVAAVGVVYGDIGTSPLYTLKEVFSGGYGVPVNHDGVLGILSLILWSLLWVVSFKYVMFILRADNQGEGGTMALTALARRATAAYPRLRTLMVVCGLIGASLFYGDSMITPAVSVLSAVEGMGLAFEGIDHWVVPISLVVLVALFLVQKHGTEKIGKLFGPIMVTWFVALGALGVHGISQSPEVLKAFNPAWAVNFFVVHPGMGVAILGAVVLALTGAEALYADMGHFGRKPIARAWFVLVLPALVLNYFGQGAILLQNPEAARNPFYLLAPGWALLPLVGLATMATVIASQAVISGAFSLTRQAIQLGYIPRMQIQHTSSDEQGQIYIGAVNWALMVGVVLLVIGFGSSGALAAAYGVAVTGTMLMTTLLVSAVMLLLWKWPPVVAVPILLGFLFVDGLFFAANVPKIIQGGAFPVLAGAVLFLLMSTWKRGKQILMERIDEGALPLQLFISSIRIQPPHRVEGTAVFLTARSDAVPHALLHNMLHNQVLHSQVVLLTVVSEDRPRVPEQERFEVEAYGDGFFRVLLHFGFMDEPDVPAALKLCHLEDLDFSPMRTTFFLSRETVIASRLEGMSRWRGNLFAFLLKNANGNLRFFNLPLNRVIELGTQVEI; this is translated from the coding sequence ATGGTTCAGGCAAGCAGTCACGCCGAGGGCGGGCACGAGGGGAAGCAGGGCGCGACGCGGTCGTTGAGCCTGCTCGTGGCGGCGGTCGGGGTGGTTTATGGAGATATTGGTACCAGCCCGTTGTATACCCTCAAGGAAGTCTTCAGCGGAGGGTACGGAGTGCCGGTCAACCATGACGGCGTGCTGGGGATCCTGTCGCTGATCCTGTGGTCGCTGCTGTGGGTGGTGTCGTTCAAGTACGTGATGTTCATCCTGCGCGCCGACAACCAGGGCGAGGGTGGCACCATGGCACTGACTGCACTGGCGCGGCGGGCCACGGCGGCCTACCCGAGGTTGCGTACGCTGATGGTGGTGTGCGGGTTGATCGGCGCTTCGCTGTTCTATGGCGACAGCATGATCACCCCGGCGGTATCGGTACTGTCGGCGGTGGAGGGCATGGGGCTGGCCTTCGAAGGCATCGATCACTGGGTGGTGCCGATTTCGCTGGTGGTGCTGGTGGCGCTGTTCCTGGTGCAGAAGCACGGCACCGAGAAGATCGGCAAGCTGTTCGGCCCGATCATGGTCACCTGGTTCGTGGCGCTGGGCGCGCTGGGAGTGCATGGCATCTCGCAGAGCCCCGAAGTGCTCAAGGCATTCAACCCGGCCTGGGCGGTGAACTTCTTCGTGGTTCACCCCGGCATGGGCGTGGCCATCCTCGGCGCGGTGGTGCTGGCGCTGACCGGTGCCGAGGCGCTGTACGCCGACATGGGCCACTTTGGGCGCAAGCCGATCGCCCGCGCCTGGTTCGTCCTGGTGCTGCCGGCGCTGGTGCTCAACTACTTTGGCCAGGGCGCGATACTGCTGCAGAACCCTGAGGCGGCACGTAACCCCTTCTACCTGCTGGCGCCGGGCTGGGCACTGCTGCCGCTGGTCGGGTTGGCCACCATGGCCACGGTGATCGCCTCGCAGGCGGTGATCTCGGGGGCCTTCTCCCTGACCCGCCAGGCCATCCAGCTGGGCTACATTCCACGCATGCAGATCCAGCACACCTCCAGCGACGAGCAGGGGCAGATCTACATCGGTGCGGTGAACTGGGCGCTGATGGTTGGCGTGGTGCTGCTGGTGATCGGCTTCGGGTCGTCCGGCGCCCTGGCGGCGGCCTACGGCGTGGCGGTGACCGGTACCATGCTGATGACCACCCTCCTGGTCTCGGCGGTGATGTTGCTGCTGTGGAAGTGGCCACCGGTGGTGGCGGTGCCGATCCTGCTGGGTTTCCTGTTTGTGGATGGGCTGTTCTTTGCCGCCAACGTGCCGAAGATCATCCAGGGCGGGGCATTCCCGGTCCTGGCCGGCGCTGTGCTGTTCCTGTTGATGAGCACCTGGAAGCGCGGCAAGCAGATCCTGATGGAGCGTATCGACGAAGGCGCGCTGCCGCTGCAGCTGTTCATCAGCAGTATCCGCATTCAGCCGCCGCACCGGGTCGAAGGCACGGCGGTGTTTCTCACGGCACGCTCCGATGCGGTACCCCATGCGCTGTTGCACAACATGCTGCATAACCAGGTGCTGCACAGCCAGGTGGTGCTGCTGACGGTGGTCAGCGAGGATCGGCCACGGGTGCCGGAGCAGGAGCGCTTTGAGGTGGAGGCCTATGGCGACGGGTTCTTCCGCGTGTTGCTGCACTTCGGCTTCATGGACGAACCGGACGTGCCGGCGGCGTTGAAGCTGTGCCACCTGGAAGACCTGGATTTCAGCCCGATGCGCACCACCTTCTTCCTCAGCCGCGAGACCGTGATCGCCTCACGGCTGGAGGGAATGTCGCGCTGGCGGGGCAACCTGTTCGCGTTCCTGCTGAAGAATGCCAACGGCAACTTGCGCTTCTTCAACCTGCCGCTGAACCGGGTAATCGAGCTGGGGACCCAGGTCGAGATCTGA
- a CDS encoding helix-turn-helix transcriptional regulator: MNTPTNVQIINDADGRPAFVVLPYADYIASHPQPDLVPNEVVGYMVKDGMTAIAAWRRHLDLTQAEVAQRLGVSQSAYAQQEAAERPRKATREKIAAALGIPMQSLDL, from the coding sequence ATGAACACACCTACTAACGTACAGATCATCAATGATGCTGACGGGCGTCCTGCCTTCGTCGTGCTGCCGTATGCCGATTATATCGCCAGCCATCCGCAACCGGACCTGGTACCCAATGAAGTCGTTGGCTATATGGTGAAGGACGGTATGACCGCCATTGCTGCCTGGCGCAGGCATCTGGACCTGACTCAGGCTGAAGTTGCCCAGCGCCTGGGCGTCTCGCAGTCGGCGTATGCCCAGCAGGAAGCTGCCGAGCGCCCACGCAAGGCCACTCGCGAAAAGATTGCTGCAGCGTTGGGCATACCCATGCAGTCTCTGGACCTTTAG
- a CDS encoding OprD family porin: protein MRVMKWSMIALAVAAGTSQLALASSQDESKGFIEDSKLNVKTRMLYFSRDFRNNEGGQSRREETGLGFLGTFESGFTQGTVGVGVDAIGMLGLKLDSGKGRAGTGLFPTGSDGRSQDDYSKAGGAVKFRISDTVLKVGDQFTALPVFATDDSRLLPEIAQGTLITSNEIEGLTLHAGHFTSLTAQEQTNRDSFRLKEANVVGGTYAFTDNLSTSLYYSKVEDYWRKYYANVNWALPISDKQGLVFDFNIYDTKSEGSAEYRAFDGDKLDNRAFSLSGAYNIGAHTFTLAYQKVTGDGDYGYGIDGGGTIFLANSVARSDFNAEDEKSWQARYDLNFAEYGIPGLTFMTRYVRGTDANVTGTSNGKEWERDVDIKYVLQSGPAKDLSFRVRQATYRSSDGTYYDSPSIDELRLIVEYPLSIL from the coding sequence ATGCGCGTGATGAAGTGGAGCATGATCGCCCTGGCCGTTGCGGCAGGGACCTCGCAGTTGGCATTGGCCTCTTCCCAGGACGAGTCCAAAGGTTTCATCGAAGACAGCAAGCTGAACGTCAAGACCCGCATGCTGTACTTCAGCCGTGACTTCCGTAACAACGAAGGCGGCCAGAGCCGTCGCGAAGAAACCGGCCTGGGCTTCCTCGGCACCTTCGAGTCCGGCTTCACCCAGGGCACCGTTGGTGTGGGTGTGGATGCCATCGGCATGCTCGGCCTGAAACTGGACAGCGGCAAGGGCCGCGCCGGTACCGGCCTGTTCCCGACCGGCTCCGACGGCCGTTCGCAGGATGACTACTCCAAGGCCGGCGGCGCGGTTAAATTCCGCATCTCCGACACCGTACTGAAAGTGGGTGACCAGTTCACCGCTCTGCCGGTCTTCGCCACTGACGACAGCCGCCTGCTGCCGGAAATCGCCCAGGGCACCCTGATCACCAGCAACGAGATCGAGGGCCTGACCCTGCACGCTGGTCATTTCACCAGCCTGACCGCCCAGGAGCAGACCAACCGCGACAGCTTCCGCCTGAAGGAAGCCAACGTGGTAGGTGGTACCTACGCGTTCACCGACAACCTCAGCACCAGCCTGTACTACTCGAAGGTTGAAGACTACTGGCGCAAATACTACGCCAACGTCAACTGGGCTCTGCCGATCTCGGACAAACAAGGCCTGGTGTTCGACTTCAACATCTATGACACCAAGAGCGAAGGCTCGGCCGAGTACCGCGCATTCGATGGCGACAAGCTGGACAACCGCGCATTCAGCCTGTCGGGCGCCTACAACATCGGCGCTCACACCTTCACCCTGGCCTACCAGAAAGTCACCGGCGACGGCGACTATGGCTATGGCATCGACGGTGGCGGCACCATCTTCCTGGCCAACTCCGTGGCCCGTTCCGACTTCAACGCCGAAGACGAGAAATCCTGGCAGGCTCGCTACGACCTGAACTTTGCTGAATACGGCATCCCGGGCCTGACCTTCATGACCCGTTATGTACGCGGTACCGATGCCAACGTCACCGGCACCAGCAACGGCAAGGAATGGGAACGCGACGTAGATATCAAGTACGTGCTGCAGAGCGGCCCGGCGAAAGACCTGAGCTTCCGCGTGCGTCAAGCCACCTACCGTTCTTCCGATGGCACCTACTACGATTCCCCATCGATCGACGAACTGCGCCTGATCGTGGAGTACCCGCTGAGCATCCTGTAA
- the dinB gene encoding DNA polymerase IV produces MRKIIHVDCDCFYAAIEMRDDPRLAGRPMAVGGSADHRGVIATCNYEARAYGVRSAMSSRHALKLCPDLLIVKPRFEAYREASREIHTIFRDYTELIEPLSLDEAYLDVSDSQWYSGSATRIAEDIRRRVARTLHITVSAGVAPNKFLAKIASDWRKPNGLFVITPGEVEAFVAALPVARLHGVGKVTADKLARLGIETCLELRDWSRLALVREFGSFGERLWGLARGIDERAVHNDSRRQSVSVENTYDTDLPDLASCLARLPELLESLNERIARMDSSYRPEKPFVKVKFHDFSQTTMEQAGAGRDLESYRQLLGQAFARGGKPVRLLGVGVRLRDLRGAHEQLELFPPQ; encoded by the coding sequence TTGCGCAAGATCATCCACGTCGACTGCGATTGCTTTTATGCCGCGATCGAAATGCGTGACGACCCGCGCCTGGCCGGTCGGCCCATGGCGGTGGGGGGCTCGGCCGACCACCGTGGGGTGATCGCCACCTGCAACTATGAAGCGCGTGCCTACGGCGTGCGTTCGGCCATGTCGTCGCGGCACGCCCTGAAGCTGTGCCCGGACCTGCTGATCGTCAAGCCGCGCTTCGAGGCCTACCGTGAGGCCTCGCGGGAAATCCACACGATCTTCCGCGACTACACCGAGTTGATCGAGCCACTGTCGCTGGACGAGGCCTACCTGGATGTGAGCGACAGCCAGTGGTATTCGGGCAGCGCCACGCGCATTGCCGAGGATATCCGCCGGCGCGTCGCCCGCACCCTGCATATCACTGTCTCGGCCGGTGTGGCGCCGAACAAGTTCCTGGCCAAGATCGCCAGTGACTGGCGCAAGCCCAATGGCCTGTTCGTGATTACTCCGGGCGAAGTGGAGGCGTTCGTCGCCGCCCTGCCGGTGGCCAGGCTGCACGGGGTAGGCAAGGTAACGGCAGACAAGCTGGCGCGGTTGGGTATCGAAACCTGCCTGGAATTGCGCGACTGGTCGCGCCTGGCGCTGGTGCGCGAGTTCGGCAGCTTTGGCGAGCGTTTGTGGGGGCTGGCGCGGGGTATCGATGAACGTGCGGTGCACAATGACAGCCGCCGGCAGTCGGTCAGCGTGGAAAACACCTACGACACCGATCTGCCGGACCTGGCCAGTTGCCTGGCACGGCTGCCCGAGCTGCTGGAAAGCCTGAACGAGCGTATCGCCCGAATGGACAGCAGTTACCGACCGGAAAAGCCCTTCGTCAAGGTCAAGTTCCATGACTTCAGCCAGACCACCATGGAACAGGCGGGGGCGGGCAGGGACCTGGAGAGTTATCGACAATTGCTGGGGCAGGCGTTTGCCCGTGGTGGCAAACCGGTGCGCTTGCTGGGGGTAGGCGTGAGGTTGCGCGACTTGCGCGGGGCGCATGAGCAGCTGGAGCTGTTCCCGCCTCAATAA
- a CDS encoding type II toxin-antitoxin system RelE family toxin produces MNTINWSRKAVKQLRKIDRIDQSKVYDAVQALMHMPHVQNIRALVNHHYGYRLRVGNYRILFDWDGSVKIVSIEEVKKRDEHTY; encoded by the coding sequence ATGAATACGATCAACTGGTCACGCAAAGCTGTGAAGCAACTCAGGAAAATCGACAGGATTGATCAGTCAAAGGTCTACGATGCTGTTCAGGCATTGATGCACATGCCGCACGTTCAAAACATCAGGGCGCTGGTCAATCACCATTATGGTTACCGTCTCAGGGTGGGTAACTACCGGATACTTTTCGACTGGGACGGTAGCGTCAAAATTGTCAGCATCGAGGAGGTCAAGAAGCGCGATGAACACACCTACTAA
- a CDS encoding proline--tRNA ligase, with protein sequence MRTSQYLLATQKETPADAVVISHQLMLRAGMIRKLASGLYTWLPMGLRVMRKVEAVVREEMNAAGALEVLMPSIQPAELWQESGRWEQYGPELLRLKDRHQRDFCVGPTHEEVITDLARNELSSYKQLPLNMYQIQTKFRDEIRPRFGLMRGREFIMKDAYSFHADQASLQETYDRMHQAYSNVFTRLGLDFRPVQADTGSIGGSYSHEFHVLAESGEDDVIFSDSSDYAANIEKAEAIPRETVRPAPTEELRLVDTPNAKTIAQLVENFGLPIEKTVKTLIVRGAEEGKLVALIVRGDHELNEIKAAKLEQVADPLVMATDAELREAIGAGAGSLGPLNLPLEIVIDRSVALMSDFGIGANIDDKHYFGVNWERDLPVPQVADLRNVVEGDPSPDGQGTLVIKRGIEVGHIFQLGTKYSEALKCQVLGENGKPVTLSMGCYGIGVSRVVAAAIEQSYDDKGIIWNDALAPFQIALVPLRYETEVVREATDKLYAELTAAGYEVLLDDRDKKTSPGIKFADMELIGIPHRIVVSDRGLAEGNLEYKHRTEQDAQSLPLDEVLTFLQARVRR encoded by the coding sequence ATGCGCACCAGTCAATATTTGCTCGCCACCCAGAAAGAAACCCCTGCCGACGCAGTGGTCATCAGCCATCAGCTCATGCTGCGTGCCGGCATGATCCGCAAACTGGCCTCCGGCCTGTACACCTGGCTGCCGATGGGCTTGCGGGTGATGCGCAAGGTCGAGGCCGTGGTGCGTGAGGAAATGAACGCCGCCGGCGCCCTGGAAGTGCTGATGCCCAGCATCCAGCCCGCCGAACTGTGGCAGGAATCCGGCCGCTGGGAACAGTACGGCCCCGAGCTGCTGCGCCTGAAGGACCGCCACCAGCGCGACTTCTGCGTCGGCCCGACCCACGAAGAAGTGATCACCGACCTGGCCCGCAACGAGCTGTCCAGCTATAAACAGCTGCCGCTCAACATGTACCAGATCCAGACCAAGTTCCGTGACGAGATCCGCCCGCGCTTCGGCCTGATGCGCGGCCGCGAGTTCATCATGAAGGACGCCTACTCGTTCCATGCCGACCAGGCTTCCCTGCAGGAAACCTACGACCGCATGCACCAGGCGTACAGCAACGTGTTCACCCGCCTGGGCCTGGACTTCCGCCCAGTGCAGGCCGACACCGGCTCCATCGGTGGCAGCTACTCGCACGAATTCCACGTACTGGCCGAGTCCGGCGAAGACGACGTGATCTTCAGCGACAGCTCCGACTACGCCGCCAACATCGAGAAGGCCGAGGCCATCCCGCGTGAAACCGTGCGCCCGGCCCCTACCGAGGAGCTGCGCCTGGTCGATACGCCGAACGCCAAGACCATCGCCCAGCTGGTGGAAAACTTCGGCCTGCCGATCGAGAAGACCGTCAAGACCCTGATCGTGCGCGGCGCCGAAGAAGGCAAGCTGGTAGCACTGATCGTGCGTGGCGACCATGAGCTCAACGAAATCAAGGCGGCCAAGCTGGAACAGGTTGCCGACCCGCTGGTCATGGCCACCGACGCTGAACTGCGCGAGGCCATCGGTGCCGGCGCCGGCTCGCTCGGCCCGCTGAACCTGCCGCTGGAAATCGTCATTGACCGTTCGGTTGCCCTGATGAGCGACTTCGGCATTGGCGCCAACATCGACGACAAGCACTACTTCGGCGTGAACTGGGAGCGCGACCTGCCGGTTCCACAGGTCGCCGACCTGCGTAACGTGGTCGAAGGCGACCCGAGCCCGGACGGCCAGGGTACCCTGGTGATCAAGCGCGGCATCGAAGTGGGCCACATCTTCCAGCTCGGCACCAAGTACAGCGAGGCGCTGAAGTGCCAGGTACTGGGCGAGAACGGCAAGCCGGTAACCCTGTCCATGGGCTGCTACGGCATCGGTGTGTCCCGCGTGGTGGCAGCTGCCATCGAGCAGAGCTACGACGACAAGGGCATCATCTGGAACGACGCCCTGGCCCCGTTCCAAATCGCCCTGGTACCGCTGCGCTACGAAACCGAGGTAGTTCGCGAGGCGACCGACAAGCTGTACGCCGAGCTGACTGCTGCCGGCTACGAAGTGCTGCTGGACGACCGTGACAAGAAGACCAGCCCAGGCATCAAGTTTGCCGACATGGAGCTGATCGGCATCCCGCACCGCATCGTCGTCAGCGATCGCGGCCTGGCCGAAGGCAACCTGGAGTACAAGCACCGCACCGAGCAGGACGCCCAGTCGTTGCCGCTCGATGAAGTGCTGACCTTCCTGCAGGCCCGCGTTCGCCGCTGA
- a CDS encoding virulence factor family protein — MTRRFWLYLLVPLLLAALGGALAFWLWTRPAPEARLEQLSINDTRITRVTPGVHPKARVAIGVPQDQALTDRQLLDLAQAGEAQLVQVILPPNDCNKQQQALDQAMGQLPEKPTLVAGIGPGASQAWRWLASQNNDKARAISVDFSLEQPGCQAALPKSAAHGHWNVAWNDNPDDASAAFVRDQANAETSISDYDIHLPQVLKAQLTQALVGHDGNALAIPVVEVPAGQTTDTVTLFLSGDGGWRDLDRDVAGEMAKLGYPVVGIDTLRYYWQHKTPEQSAADLSELMQHYRQKWGTKRFVLTGYSFGADVLPAIYNRLPAEDQQRIDAVMLLAFARSGSFEIEVEGWLGKEGQEAPTGPEMARLPASKVVCVYGVEETDESGCTDKTAVGERLKLPGGHHFDENYPALAKRLIGEIETRQGKSSVAEQN, encoded by the coding sequence ATGACCCGACGCTTTTGGCTGTACCTGCTGGTTCCCCTGCTGTTGGCCGCCCTGGGAGGCGCGCTGGCGTTCTGGCTATGGACCCGCCCGGCCCCCGAGGCACGCCTGGAACAACTGAGCATCAATGACACCCGCATCACCCGTGTGACCCCAGGCGTGCACCCCAAGGCCCGAGTGGCCATCGGTGTACCCCAGGACCAGGCGCTGACCGACAGGCAGCTGCTGGACCTGGCCCAGGCTGGCGAAGCGCAACTGGTGCAGGTGATCCTGCCGCCCAACGACTGCAACAAGCAGCAACAGGCCTTGGACCAGGCCATGGGCCAGCTGCCGGAGAAACCGACCCTGGTCGCCGGTATCGGCCCTGGCGCCTCTCAGGCGTGGCGCTGGCTGGCCAGCCAGAACAACGACAAGGCGCGGGCGATTTCCGTGGACTTCAGCCTGGAACAGCCCGGCTGCCAGGCAGCGCTGCCGAAGTCGGCCGCCCACGGCCACTGGAATGTCGCCTGGAACGACAACCCGGATGACGCCAGCGCCGCCTTCGTGCGCGACCAGGCCAATGCCGAAACCAGCATCAGCGACTACGACATTCACCTGCCACAAGTGCTCAAGGCCCAGCTGACCCAGGCCCTGGTCGGCCACGACGGCAACGCCCTGGCCATCCCGGTGGTCGAGGTGCCAGCCGGGCAGACCACCGACACGGTCACCCTGTTCCTTTCCGGTGATGGCGGCTGGCGGGACCTGGACCGCGACGTGGCCGGGGAAATGGCCAAGCTTGGCTACCCGGTGGTCGGCATCGACACGCTGCGCTACTACTGGCAGCACAAGACCCCGGAACAAAGCGCCGCCGACCTGTCCGAGCTGATGCAGCACTACCGGCAGAAATGGGGCACCAAGCGCTTCGTGCTGACCGGTTATTCGTTCGGTGCCGACGTGCTGCCGGCGATCTACAACCGCCTGCCGGCCGAGGATCAGCAGCGAATCGACGCGGTGATGCTGCTGGCCTTTGCCCGCAGCGGCAGCTTCGAGATCGAAGTCGAGGGCTGGCTGGGCAAGGAAGGCCAGGAAGCGCCAACCGGGCCGGAAATGGCCAGGCTGCCGGCCTCCAAGGTGGTGTGCGTGTATGGTGTGGAAGAAACCGACGAGAGCGGTTGCACCGACAAGACTGCGGTGGGTGAACGCCTGAAGCTGCCGGGGGGGCACCACTTCGACGAAAACTACCCGGCACTGGCCAAGCGCTTGATCGGCGAGATCGAGACGCGCCAGGGCAAGTCCAGCGTGGCTGAGCAGAACTGA
- the mprF gene encoding bifunctional lysylphosphatidylglycerol flippase/synthetase MprF has product MTSHNPEPPVPLASALPGAVQRLPLLERLSRYRQPIGLVVTLVLFTMALIACRHLLSELDIYALHDAMLSVPPQSLLGALLATVLGFVVLLGYEWSASRYAGVKLPASSLALGGFSAFAIGNAIGLSMLSGGSVRYRLYARQGVGAGEVARMTVFASLSLGCALPPLAALATLSDLPAASAALGLAPGLLAGVAIAVLLVCSVLVFGLYRRRLAEQPLANSLLVQLGRRTLRLPGARLAALQLLITALDVAAAATVLYLLLPEAPPFGAFVLVYLLALAAGVLSHVPGGVGVFEAILLAAFADQLGAAPLAAALLLYRLIYVVLPLLLACVLLLANEARRLLFAQQAIKAASGLAAPILSILVFLSGVVLLFSGATPEIDTRLEHMGFLVPHRLIDASHFGASLIGVLCLLLAQGLRRRLSAAWLLTTVLLLVGALLSLLKGFDWEEACLLTLTAALLALFRRSFYRPSRLLELPFSPVFLVASACVVGASVWLLLFAYQDVPYSHQLWWQFTLDADAPRGLRAAMGSAVLLAAVALTWLLRTAPPVIHLPDEEELLRANRILLASDQPDGGLALTGDKALLFHPRDNAFLMYARRGRSLVALYDPIGPAQERAEMIWQFRDLCDLHHARPVFYQVRAENLPFYMDIGLTALKLGEEARVDLRRFDLEAKGKEMKDLRYTWNRGGRDGLSLEIHEPGHAPLAELKEISDAWLGSKNVREKGFSLGRFSPEYLQHFRIALIRFQGRPVAFANLLETHGNELASLDLMRAHPEAPKLTMEFMMIGLILHYKSHDYARFSLGMVPLSGLQPRRGAPLTQRLGSMVFRRGEQLYNFQGLRRFKDKFQPDWEPRYMAVPAGLDPLVALADTAALIAGGLTGLVKR; this is encoded by the coding sequence ATGACTTCGCACAACCCCGAACCCCCGGTGCCGCTTGCCTCGGCGCTACCCGGCGCGGTGCAACGCCTGCCCTTGCTCGAACGCTTGAGCCGCTACCGCCAGCCCATCGGCCTGGTAGTGACCCTGGTGTTGTTCACCATGGCCTTGATCGCCTGCCGCCACCTGTTGAGCGAATTGGACATCTATGCCTTGCACGATGCCATGCTCAGCGTCCCGCCCCAGTCGTTACTTGGCGCCTTGCTGGCTACCGTGCTCGGTTTCGTTGTCCTGCTGGGCTACGAGTGGTCTGCCAGCCGCTATGCCGGCGTGAAGCTGCCGGCGAGCAGCCTGGCGCTGGGCGGTTTCAGCGCCTTTGCCATCGGCAACGCCATCGGCCTGTCGATGCTTTCGGGCGGTTCGGTGCGCTACCGCCTGTATGCACGCCAGGGGGTTGGCGCAGGTGAAGTTGCACGGATGACCGTTTTTGCCAGCCTGTCACTGGGCTGCGCGCTGCCGCCCCTGGCCGCCTTGGCGACCTTGAGCGACCTGCCGGCGGCGTCTGCCGCACTGGGTTTGGCGCCTGGCTTGCTGGCGGGTGTCGCAATAGCCGTGCTGCTGGTATGCAGCGTGCTGGTGTTCGGCTTGTACCGCCGTCGCCTGGCTGAGCAACCACTGGCCAACAGCCTGCTGGTACAACTGGGCCGCCGCACACTGCGCCTGCCTGGCGCACGCCTGGCAGCCCTGCAATTGCTGATCACCGCACTGGATGTCGCCGCTGCCGCCACCGTGCTGTATCTGCTGCTGCCCGAAGCACCGCCGTTCGGTGCCTTTGTGCTGGTGTACCTGCTGGCCTTGGCCGCAGGTGTGCTCAGCCACGTACCGGGCGGCGTCGGGGTATTCGAAGCGATCCTGCTGGCAGCTTTTGCCGACCAACTCGGCGCCGCGCCGCTGGCAGCGGCCCTGCTGCTGTATCGGCTGATCTACGTGGTGCTGCCGCTGCTGCTGGCCTGCGTGCTGCTGCTGGCCAACGAGGCCCGGCGCCTGCTGTTCGCGCAACAGGCTATCAAGGCCGCTTCCGGGCTGGCCGCGCCGATCCTGTCGATCCTGGTGTTCCTGTCCGGGGTGGTGCTGCTGTTCTCCGGGGCCACGCCCGAGATCGACACCCGCCTGGAGCACATGGGTTTCCTGGTTCCGCACCGCCTGATCGACGCCTCGCACTTCGGCGCCAGCCTGATCGGCGTGCTGTGCCTGCTGCTGGCCCAGGGCCTGCGCCGGCGCCTGTCCGCCGCCTGGCTGCTGACCACCGTGCTGTTGCTGGTCGGCGCCCTGCTGTCGCTGCTCAAGGGCTTCGATTGGGAAGAGGCCTGCCTGCTGACCCTCACTGCCGCCCTGCTCGCCTTGTTCCGCCGTTCCTTCTACCGTCCAAGCCGTTTGCTCGAGTTGCCGTTCTCGCCGGTGTTTCTGGTGGCCAGCGCCTGTGTGGTCGGCGCATCGGTGTGGTTGTTGCTGTTCGCCTACCAGGATGTGCCCTACAGCCATCAGCTGTGGTGGCAGTTCACCCTCGATGCCGATGCCCCGCGTGGCCTGCGCGCCGCCATGGGCAGCGCAGTGCTGCTGGCGGCCGTGGCCCTGACCTGGCTGCTGCGCACCGCACCACCGGTGATCCACCTGCCTGACGAAGAAGAGCTGCTGCGTGCCAACCGCATTCTGCTGGCCTCCGACCAGCCCGATGGCGGCCTGGCCCTGACCGGCGACAAGGCGCTGCTGTTCCACCCTCGCGACAACGCCTTCCTCATGTACGCCCGTCGCGGCCGCAGCCTGGTGGCCCTGTACGACCCGATCGGCCCGGCCCAGGAGCGCGCCGAAATGATCTGGCAATTCCGCGACCTGTGCGACCTGCACCATGCCCGCCCGGTGTTCTATCAGGTGCGCGCCGAGAACCTGCCGTTCTACATGGACATCGGCCTGACCGCGCTGAAGCTGGGCGAAGAAGCCCGGGTCGACTTGCGCCGCTTCGACCTCGAAGCCAAGGGCAAGGAGATGAAGGACCTGCGCTACACCTGGAACCGTGGCGGCCGTGACGGCCTGAGCCTGGAAATCCACGAACCCGGGCATGCCCCGCTGGCAGAGCTGAAGGAAATTTCCGACGCCTGGCTTGGCAGCAAGAACGTGCGCGAGAAAGGCTTCTCGCTGGGGCGCTTCAGCCCTGAATACCTGCAGCATTTTCGCATTGCCCTGATCCGCTTCCAGGGCCGCCCGGTGGCTTTCGCCAACCTGCTGGAAACCCATGGCAACGAACTGGCCAGCCTCGACCTTATGCGTGCGCACCCCGAGGCCCCGAAGCTGACCATGGAATTCATGATGATCGGCCTGATCCTGCACTACAAAAGCCATGACTACGCCCGCTTCAGCCTGGGCATGGTGCCGCTTTCCGGCCTGCAGCCGCGGCGTGGCGCGCCCTTGACCCAGCGCCTGGGCTCGATGGTGTTCCGCCGTGGCGAGCAGCTGTACAACTTCCAGGGGCTTCGACGCTTCAAGGACAAGTTCCAACCGGACTGGGAACCCCGCTACATGGCCGTGCCGGCCGGGCTCGACCCGCTGGTGGCACTGGCCGACACCGCCGCCCTGATCGCAGGCGGCCTGACTGGATTGGTGAAACGTTGA